GGCGGGCGATCGACTGCACCCGCGCTGATCGATGACGATTCCCCAGCACCGGAACATGCGCGTTTCCGCTGGAGTCGTCTGCTGTCCTTCGTCGCGATCGGGCTCGGGCTGTGGGCGGCGGTCCTGGGGTTCCTGCTGATGAGCTATGGCTGGCACGGCACCCTGACGCAGATGGGCTGGTTCTTCACCAAGGCGGCGCTCGTGACCTTCGGCGGCGCCTACGCGGTGCTGCCCTATGTGTACCAGGGCGGCGTCGAGCATTACGGCTGGCTGACCGCCGCCCAGATGATCGACGGACTCGCGCTGGGGGAGACCACCCCGGGCCCGCTCATCATGGTCGTGGCCTTCGTCGGCTTCGTCGGCGGCTGGACCCAGCAGATCTTCGGCCCGGAACTGTTGCCCTGGGCCGGCATCGCCGGGGCGTGCGTGGCGACGCTGTTCACCTTCCTGCCGTCGTTCCTGTTCATCCTGGTCGGCGGCCCCGCGGTCGAGGCCAGCCGTCATGAGGTCGCCTTCACCGCGCCGCTAGCGGGCATTACCGCCGCGGTGGTCGGGGTCATCGTCAATCTCGCCCTGTTCTTCGCCTGGCATGTGCTGTGGCCGCGGGGCGTTGAGGGCGGGTTTGATGTGTTCGCCGCCATCCTGTGCCTGGCGGCGTTTCTGGCTCTGTCGCGGTATCCGGTCGGTGTCGTGCCCGTGATCGCGGCCTGCGCGGCGGCGGGCGTATTGCGCCACCTGATCCTCTGAAGGAAATCGCGTACATGTGGCAGCTGTATATGATCCGGTGCCGGGATGATTCACTCTACACCGGGGTGACGAACGATCTGGCGCGGCGACTGCAGGAGCATTCGGCCGAAGGCGCGGCCTGCGCCAAATATCTGCGTGGCAAGGGCCCCTTCCTGCTTGTCTACACCTGTACCGTGGGCGGCCGGCCGGAGGCGCTCCGCGCGGAGCATCGCGTCAAGGCACTGAGCAAGGCGGCCAAGGAACGTCTGGTATGCGGCAAGATGGCACTGGCGGAGCTGATGTGACCCGCGCTTTCCCGAGGGTTGCGCCGCTGTGCCGGGGATACCGGGTACCGCCGGGGGAAATCGGCGCGCGGCCAGCGGCCTCACTGTGGGCCCGCCTGATCCGGCCATGACACGCTCATCCGGCATCAAGTCGCTGCTCAAGCGTGTTGTCCGCACGCGTGACTGGAACACCTCCGTACAGATCGGCCTGTCGCGCGTGCTCCAGCTGGCCATCCTGCTGGTATTCGTTGGCGCCCTGTGGGAGCGGCACTGGCTGGTGGCGTTCACGGCGCTGGTCGTGCTCGCCCTGACCTTTCTGCCGGCGCTGATCGAACATCAGTTTTCCGTCCATCTGCCCGTCGAGTTTACCCTGGCGACCTCGGTGTTTCTGTACGCCAGCTTCGGCCTCGGCGAGGTGCGCGGATTTTATCTGCGTTACTGGTGGTGGGACATCCTGTTGCACAGCGTCTCCGCGCTGGTCATGGGACTGATTGGATTCCTGATGGTGTATGTCTTTTACAGCACCCATCGCATTCGAATGGCGCCGCTCTATGTCGCGATCACGTCATTCGGTTTCGCGGTGACGGTGGGGACGCTGTGGGAGATCTTCGAGTTCCTGATGGACTGGTTCTTCGGATTCAATATGCAGAAATCCGGTCTGGTCGATACGATGACCGACCTGATGGTGGATGCCGGAGGAGCCCTGCTCGCCGCCGTTCTCGGTTACCGCTACACCCGCCATGGGGACGCGGCGCTCGCGGCCCCGCTGGTACGCCGTTTCACGGCGCATAATCCGGCCATGCTGACGGGCGAGAGGCGCGAGAAATCGCCGTGAGAACAGGCGCCCCGGGCGCCGTCCCACCGGGCGACGGGGAGGTTCAGCCGACGCGGCTGCCGCGCCGTGACCCCCCGCGCATCAGCGCGGCGAATTCCTCCGCCGGGAGGGCGGGACTGACCAGATAGCCTTGAAAGCGGTCGCATCCCTGCGTGCGGAGGAAGGCCAGTTGTTCCGGGGTCTCCACGCCCTCGGCGGTCACCTCGAAACCCAGGGTGTGGGCCATGGCGACAATCGCGGCGGTGATCGCCTTGTCGTCCTCCTGGTGGGGGATGTCATCGATGAAACGCTTGTCGATCTTGAGCACGTCGATCGGAAAGTGCTTGAGGTAGGCGAGCGAGGAGTAGCCGGTGCCGAAGTCGTCGATGGCCAGGCGCACCCCCTGTTCGCGCAGGCGCTCCAGCTTCTCGGCCGCTTCGTCCTCGCGCGCCATCAGGGCGCTCTCCGTCAACTCCAGTTCGAGCCGCTCGGGCGGGAATCCGGATTCGGACAGGGCCTGTCTAACCGTGGACTGGATGTCGTTGAAACGGAACTGGTGCGGCGAGAGATTGACCGACAAGGTGAGCGGCGGAAGGCCGAGATCGATCCATTCGCGTCCCTGGCGGCAGGTCTCCCGCAACACCCAGGCACCGATCTCCGTGATCAGGCCCGTTTCCTCGGCAACCGGGATGAACGCGCCCGGCGGCACCAGTCCGCGCTCGGGATCGTGCCAGCGCAGCAGGGCCTCGGCGCCGGAAATGCTGCCGTCGGACAGGTCGATCTGCGGCTGGTAATAGACCCGCAGCTCATTCTGTCTCAGCGCCCGGCGCAGCTTGGATTCGATTTCCAGGCGATTACGCGCCGATTCGGTCATATCATCGCTGAAGAATCTGGCGCAACCGCGGCCTTCCGATTTGGCCCGATAGAGCGAGGCGTCAGCCTGCTGCAGCAGGGCGTCGGCGCTTTGTCCGTGCTCGGGAAAGAGGCTGATGCCGATGCTGGCGCCGATACGCACCTCGATGCCGTTGGAAAGATGCCATGGCTCGCTGAGCAATTTGATGATGTCGTTCGCGATGCGCAGGGCATCTTCCTGATGCGCGGGATTGTCGAGCAGGACGGCGAATTCGTCGCCACCCAGTCGGGCCACCGTGTCCACGCCGCGCAGCCGTCCGCTCAGGCGTTTGCTGACCTGCTGGAGCAGTTCGTCGCCGGCAAGATGACCGAAACTGTCGTTCACGTCCTTGAACTGATCCAGGTCGAGCATCAACAGGGCCAGGCGGCGGCCTTCGCGCCGGGCGACCTCGACGCTGTGCTCGAGGCGGGAGTGGATCAACAGGCGATTGGGCAGCTGGGTCAGTGAATCGTGATGGGCCATGTGTTCGAGCCGGGCCTCGGTCGATTTCTGCATGGAGATGTCGGTGAACACCCCGACGGTGTGGGTAACCTGTCCCTCGTTGTCGTAGATATTGCTGACGCTGACCAGGACGGGGGATAGCTCGCCGCTGCGATGCCGGTTCCAGGCCTCTCCCTGCCAGTAACCGGTGGAGGCGAGGCTTTCCTGCATGGTGGCGTAGAACTCACCGTCATGGCGCCCGGACTGGAGCATGTCCGGTGTCTGTCCCAGCAGTTCCGGTTCCTCATAACCCTTGAGTTCGCAGAAGGCCCGGTTCACCAGCACGATGCGTTGCTGGGCATCCGTGACCATGACGCCTTCATGGCTGTTCTCGAACACAGCGGCGGCCAGCCGCAGACGCTCTTCATTCCTGCGGCGTTCGGTGATGTCCTGGATCGTGCCGAGCATCCGGCGGGGCCGGCCGTCCGGATGCAGCTCCAGGCGTCCGAGCCCGTGCAGCCAGCGCTCGGCGCCATCGCTGGGGCGCACGATCCGATATTCGCGGTTGAACGGATTCCGGCCGCCCAGGACGTTATCCTGCAGATATTTCAGCATCTCGTCCCGCTGTTCCGGATGAATGAGTCTGAGCCAGCTTTCTACATCCCTTGGATAGGACGCATCGATTCCAAAGACTTCATCCAGCATGTCCGAACTGGTCCAGGAACCGCTTTCGATATCGAAAACGTAATGTCCCAGTGCCGCGATGCGCTGGGATTGCCGGCGGATCTCCTCGCTCTCCAGCAGCTTCAGTTCGATTTCCTTGCGCTCGGTGATGTCCTGAGACGTTCCGAGACCGCCGATCAGTTGGCCGGCGGCATCGAAATTGAGCTCGGCGCGCTCCCGGATCCACTTGGTTCGTCCGGAGACAATGATCCGATGTTCGATATCGTATGCTTCACCCCGTAGCGCTTTCTGCCATGCCTGATCCACGTATCCACGATCATCGGGATGCACGAGGTCGAGAAAAAGCTCATAGGTCAGGGGTGTGCCCTCGGGCACATCGAAGATCCGGTGCGTCTCGGTCGACCATTTCAATTCATTGCGTCGCGTATCGAGCGCCCAGCTTCCAATGTGGGCGATGCGCTGGGCCTGGTTCAAGTTCGATGAGATTTCGCGCAGGGCATGTTCCATGGTCTTGCGCTTGGTCGCATCCTGAATAGTGGCGATTGTTAGCTCCGGTTCTCCGTCCGGTTTGCGGACACACTGCGAGTTGACGGTGATGTCGATGACGGCGCCATCCCTGCGGATGAGCCTGGAATCTCGCGCGTAGGTGGAGATTTCACCATTCAGCAGCCGGGCGTATTCAGCGAGATCCGCGTCACGGTGTTCCGGATGAATCAGTTCAGGCCAGGAAATCCGCAGCATTTCGTCGTGAGAATAGCCGGTGATCTTGCACAGCTCGTCGTTGACTTGAAGCGTCTGCTTGGTGACGGGAGAGGTTATCGCCATGCCGATCAGCGAAAGGTCATAGAAATGTCTCAACACGCGATCCTTCTCGGCCGCCTGGGTCTGTAATTCCAGGCTATAGGTCCGTGCCTGTTGCCGCCAAAGCATGAAGAACGCCGCACCAAGGCATGCCGTGGCGAAAATCGATACGACGGAGACCCAGAACGCCAATGCCCGCAGGGGGGCGATCACCTCATCGCGGTCGATTTTGGCAATGATGCTCCATGGGGTTCCGGGCACCGGCTGGATGGCGGCCAGTACGGTGACGCCGCGATAATCCTTTGTCTCCAGCACCTGTTCCGGATTTTCCGTGCCGGGAAGATCGATCTCGATCGGCGCCTGCTCCGGCTGGAGGACGCGTGTATGGTGAAATTCACTGAGCAGCCTGAGCCTGTTCCCGTCCCGGCGTACCAGCAGGGTCTCGGCGCTGGCGCTGGACGTCGGCCAGGTATCGATGAGCGGGTTGAGAAAGTGTTCCGCCGGGGCATGCATGACCAGATTGCCGACGGCGCGGTTACCGTCGACGGGATTACCCAGCAACAGCGGGACGACGAATTCCAGATGAATCTGGTCCTTGCCGTCGCGATAGATATCGCGGTACTGCACCCGGCCGCTGTGCAGTGCGTTTGCCAGATGGTTTTGCAGTTCCAGATCGGAAGAATCGTCGTGTATAAATGTGGAGTAGACCTTCTGGCCGGAGGAATCATAGATGTCGGTTTCATAAGCGAAGATCTGCTTGAGCCTGTCGAGCCGCGCAAGCACCCGTTCCCGGGCGACCGGGTCACTGCGCAGCATCGCGGCGACGCTTTCGATGAACCCCATGCTGGACGCCATGATTTCGGCATCGCCACGCCGCTCATGCAACCAGAAATCCATCTGTCTGGCCTTGAGTCCGGCGATGGCGCGTAGATCCTCATAGGCGGTTTGCCGCATGTGCGGGCCGTGCAGGTGGATGATTCCGAAGCTGATCAGCGGCGCCACCATGCCCAG
This DNA window, taken from Gammaproteobacteria bacterium, encodes the following:
- a CDS encoding GIY-YIG nuclease family protein; the encoded protein is MWQLYMIRCRDDSLYTGVTNDLARRLQEHSAEGAACAKYLRGKGPFLLVYTCTVGGRPEALRAEHRVKALSKAAKERLVCGKMALAELM
- a CDS encoding chromate transporter, yielding GGRSTAPALIDDDSPAPEHARFRWSRLLSFVAIGLGLWAAVLGFLLMSYGWHGTLTQMGWFFTKAALVTFGGAYAVLPYVYQGGVEHYGWLTAAQMIDGLALGETTPGPLIMVVAFVGFVGGWTQQIFGPELLPWAGIAGACVATLFTFLPSFLFILVGGPAVEASRHEVAFTAPLAGITAAVVGVIVNLALFFAWHVLWPRGVEGGFDVFAAILCLAAFLALSRYPVGVVPVIAACAAAGVLRHLIL
- a CDS encoding EAL domain-containing protein, with the protein product MPFKSSIKISGLGAGGLSLVYAAFAGLWILITDNLLGMLIRDPTLAQKLNLGKGFMFVAVTAALLYLLLRTQVPSSARTIEMEQSRPQPRPLRLLLVFGALGMVAPLISFGIIHLHGPHMRQTAYEDLRAIAGLKARQMDFWLHERRGDAEIMASSMGFIESVAAMLRSDPVARERVLARLDRLKQIFAYETDIYDSSGQKVYSTFIHDDSSDLELQNHLANALHSGRVQYRDIYRDGKDQIHLEFVVPLLLGNPVDGNRAVGNLVMHAPAEHFLNPLIDTWPTSSASAETLLVRRDGNRLRLLSEFHHTRVLQPEQAPIEIDLPGTENPEQVLETKDYRGVTVLAAIQPVPGTPWSIIAKIDRDEVIAPLRALAFWVSVVSIFATACLGAAFFMLWRQQARTYSLELQTQAAEKDRVLRHFYDLSLIGMAITSPVTKQTLQVNDELCKITGYSHDEMLRISWPELIHPEHRDADLAEYARLLNGEISTYARDSRLIRRDGAVIDITVNSQCVRKPDGEPELTIATIQDATKRKTMEHALREISSNLNQAQRIAHIGSWALDTRRNELKWSTETHRIFDVPEGTPLTYELFLDLVHPDDRGYVDQAWQKALRGEAYDIEHRIIVSGRTKWIRERAELNFDAAGQLIGGLGTSQDITERKEIELKLLESEEIRRQSQRIAALGHYVFDIESGSWTSSDMLDEVFGIDASYPRDVESWLRLIHPEQRDEMLKYLQDNVLGGRNPFNREYRIVRPSDGAERWLHGLGRLELHPDGRPRRMLGTIQDITERRRNEERLRLAAAVFENSHEGVMVTDAQQRIVLVNRAFCELKGYEEPELLGQTPDMLQSGRHDGEFYATMQESLASTGYWQGEAWNRHRSGELSPVLVSVSNIYDNEGQVTHTVGVFTDISMQKSTEARLEHMAHHDSLTQLPNRLLIHSRLEHSVEVARREGRRLALLMLDLDQFKDVNDSFGHLAGDELLQQVSKRLSGRLRGVDTVARLGGDEFAVLLDNPAHQEDALRIANDIIKLLSEPWHLSNGIEVRIGASIGISLFPEHGQSADALLQQADASLYRAKSEGRGCARFFSDDMTESARNRLEIESKLRRALRQNELRVYYQPQIDLSDGSISGAEALLRWHDPERGLVPPGAFIPVAEETGLITEIGAWVLRETCRQGREWIDLGLPPLTLSVNLSPHQFRFNDIQSTVRQALSESGFPPERLELELTESALMAREDEAAEKLERLREQGVRLAIDDFGTGYSSLAYLKHFPIDVLKIDKRFIDDIPHQEDDKAITAAIVAMAHTLGFEVTAEGVETPEQLAFLRTQGCDRFQGYLVSPALPAEEFAALMRGGSRRGSRVG